One genomic region from Paracoccus pantotrophus encodes:
- a CDS encoding type III secretion system chaperone family protein: MAQLDFIHSDDIHPIDIVETVAAHHEWDFDRLAEDQIAMAVEGQWRTYSITLAWSPREEVLRLICTFDMDPPAEKLPALYEVLNLANDQVWDGGFTFWGPQKLMVWRYGLVLAGDAIAAPSQIDQMIGNAILACERFYPCFQLACWGDATPDAAMDIALSEAYGRA; encoded by the coding sequence ATGGCACAGCTGGACTTCATCCATAGCGATGACATCCATCCCATCGACATCGTGGAAACCGTCGCGGCGCATCACGAATGGGATTTCGACCGCCTGGCCGAGGACCAGATCGCCATGGCGGTCGAGGGCCAATGGCGCACCTATTCCATCACGCTGGCCTGGTCGCCGCGCGAGGAGGTGCTGCGGCTGATCTGCACCTTCGACATGGATCCGCCGGCCGAGAAGCTGCCGGCGCTCTACGAAGTCCTGAACCTGGCCAACGATCAGGTCTGGGACGGCGGCTTCACCTTCTGGGGCCCGCAGAAGCTGATGGTCTGGCGCTACGGGCTGGTGCTTGCGGGCGATGCCATCGCTGCGCCCTCGCAGATCGACCAGATGATCGGCAATGCCATCCTGGCCTGCGAGCGGTTCTATCCCTGTTTCCAGTTGGCCTGCTGGGGCGATGCGACGCCGGATGCCGCCATGGACATCGCCCTGTCCGAGGCCTACGGTCGCGCCTGA
- the proC gene encoding pyrroline-5-carboxylate reductase produces MDFSDLNARGLVLVGCGRMGGALLDGWLKNGLAARAVHVVDPNPRAELSDLGISVNGKLPAAPAVLVIAVKPQMMADVLPRLSVGAGTLVISVAAGVTLAAYEAAFPAAPIVRAMPNTPAAIGQGITAVIGNARAGEAEMALAEALLSAVGRVVRLEGEDQMDAVTALSGSGPAYVFHMIEAMAAAGEAEGLSAALALDLARATVAGAGALAVHEDADPARLREAVTSPGGTTAAGLKELMDPKAGLPPLMRRTIAAAAARGRELGK; encoded by the coding sequence ATGGATTTTTCGGATCTGAATGCGCGCGGGCTGGTGCTGGTCGGCTGCGGCCGCATGGGCGGCGCGCTGCTGGACGGCTGGCTGAAGAACGGGCTGGCGGCGCGGGCGGTGCATGTGGTGGACCCCAATCCGCGGGCGGAACTGTCGGATCTGGGTATTTCGGTAAACGGAAAGCTGCCCGCGGCGCCCGCCGTGCTGGTAATTGCCGTCAAGCCGCAGATGATGGCGGATGTGCTGCCGCGGCTTTCGGTCGGGGCGGGGACGCTGGTCATCTCGGTCGCGGCAGGGGTGACGCTGGCGGCCTATGAGGCGGCGTTTCCGGCCGCGCCCATCGTGCGCGCCATGCCGAACACGCCGGCGGCCATCGGCCAGGGCATCACCGCCGTCATCGGCAATGCCAGGGCCGGTGAGGCCGAGATGGCGCTGGCCGAGGCGCTGCTTTCCGCCGTCGGCCGCGTCGTGCGGCTGGAGGGCGAGGACCAGATGGATGCGGTGACGGCGCTTTCTGGTTCGGGTCCGGCCTATGTCTTTCACATGATCGAGGCCATGGCGGCGGCCGGCGAGGCCGAGGGGCTTTCCGCCGCGCTGGCGCTGGACCTGGCGCGGGCCACCGTGGCCGGGGCCGGCGCGCTGGCCGTGCATGAGGACGCGGATCCGGCCAGGCTGCGCGAGGCCGTGACCTCGCCCGGCGGCACCACGGCGGCCGGTCTGAAGGAGCTGATGGACCCCAAGGCCGGCCTGCCGCCGCTGATGCGCCGCACCATAGCCGCCGCCGCCGCGCGGGGGCGGGAGCTGGGGAAATGA
- a CDS encoding tRNA-binding protein, producing MSEPIAWADFEKVEIRVGRITRAEPFPEARRPAFKLWLDFGPEIGERKSSAQITRHYAPDGLVGRQVLAVVNFPPRQIGPFMSEVLVLGLPDEDGEVVLIGPEREVPVGGRMY from the coding sequence ATGAGCGAGCCGATCGCCTGGGCGGATTTCGAGAAGGTCGAGATCCGCGTCGGCCGCATCACCCGTGCCGAGCCTTTCCCCGAGGCGCGGCGCCCGGCCTTCAAGCTGTGGCTGGATTTCGGACCCGAGATCGGCGAGCGGAAAAGCTCGGCCCAGATCACCCGGCATTACGCGCCGGACGGGCTGGTCGGCCGGCAGGTGCTGGCGGTGGTGAATTTCCCGCCGCGCCAGATCGGCCCCTTCATGTCCGAGGTTCTGGTGCTGGGCCTGCCGGACGAAGATGGCGAGGTGGTGCTGATCGGTCCCGAGCGCGAGGTGCCGGTCGGGGGGAGGATGTATTGA
- a CDS encoding 2-hydroxyacid dehydrogenase, translating to MKLLVTRRMTQAAEHALSTRFETEILDRQDGLSVDEAARALADYDAILPTLGDRFTAEAFQGRPRCRLLANFGAGYNHIDVAAAAAAGVAVTNTPDAVTEATADIALTLILMTARRAGEGERLLRRGAWTGWQPTQLLGRHVTGCTVGIIGMGRIGKAIARRCHFGFGMDVIFHNRSVVSSLDFPARQVASLDDLLAQSDFAVIAVPGGAETRHMIGAHELERLGPRSYLINIARGDVVEEAALVEALAQGRIAGAGLDVYEFEPRVSPALCAMENVTLLPHLGTAAEEVRTAMAMRAMNNLVAFAEGQALPDRVN from the coding sequence ATGAAGCTTCTGGTGACGCGCCGCATGACACAGGCGGCGGAACATGCGCTGTCGACCCGGTTCGAGACCGAGATCCTGGATCGTCAGGACGGGCTCAGCGTCGACGAGGCGGCGCGGGCGCTGGCCGATTACGACGCGATCCTGCCGACGCTGGGCGACCGCTTCACGGCCGAGGCCTTTCAGGGCCGGCCGCGCTGCCGCCTGCTGGCGAATTTCGGGGCCGGCTACAACCATATCGACGTGGCGGCGGCGGCGGCGGCCGGCGTCGCCGTGACCAACACCCCCGACGCCGTGACCGAGGCCACTGCCGACATCGCCCTGACCCTGATCCTGATGACCGCGCGCCGGGCGGGCGAGGGCGAGCGGCTGCTGCGCCGCGGCGCCTGGACCGGCTGGCAGCCGACGCAACTGCTGGGCCGCCATGTCACCGGCTGCACCGTCGGCATCATCGGCATGGGGCGCATCGGCAAGGCCATCGCCCGGCGCTGCCATTTCGGCTTCGGCATGGACGTGATCTTTCACAACCGCTCGGTGGTCTCGTCGCTGGATTTCCCGGCCCGGCAGGTGGCCAGCCTGGACGATCTGCTGGCGCAGTCGGATTTCGCCGTCATCGCCGTGCCCGGCGGGGCCGAGACCCGGCACATGATCGGCGCGCATGAGCTGGAGCGGCTGGGGCCGCGCTCCTACCTGATCAACATCGCCCGCGGCGACGTGGTCGAGGAGGCGGCGCTGGTCGAGGCGCTGGCGCAGGGCCGGATCGCCGGGGCGGGGCTGGATGTCTACGAGTTCGAGCCCCGTGTCTCGCCCGCGCTTTGCGCCATGGAGAACGTGACCCTGCTGCCGCATCTGGGCACCGCGGCCGAGGAGGTGCGCACCGCCATGGCCATGCGGGCGATGAACAACCTGGTCGCCTTTGCCGAGGGGCAGGCGCTGCCCGACCGGGTGAACTGA